CGCCAGGCGGTGGCAGACCATTATCGCCGGCACCAGGGGCTCGACGTCGCGCCCGACCAGGTCATTGTGACCTCCGGCGCCACCGAGGCGCTGACCGCCGCGATCATGGCCCTGGTTTCGCCCGGCGACGAGGTGGTGCTGTTCCAGCCGCTCTACGATTCCTATTTGCCGATGGTGAAGCTGGCCGGCGGCGCGCCGAAGCTGGTCAATCTGGTGCCGCCCGAATGGCGGCTGACGCGCGAGATGCTTGAAACGGCGATCACGGACCGCACCCGGCTCGTCATCTTCAACAATCCGCACAATCCGACGGCGCGGGCCTTCGATGCGGAGGAAGTGCGGCTGCTCGCCGAGGCGTGCGTGCGGCACGACGCGCTCGCATTGAGCGACGAGGTCTGGGAGCATCTCGCGTTCGACGGCCGCGCTCACGTGCCTTTGGCGTCGATGCCGGGAATGGCCGAACGGACGATCAAAGTCGGCTCGGCCGGCAAGATCTTCTCGCTGACCGGCTGGAAGGTGGGCTGGGCCGTGGTGCCGCCGGACATGGCCAAGGCGGTGGCGAATGCGCACCAGTTCCTGACCTTCACGACCGCGCCCAATCTGCAGGCCGCGGTCGCTTTCGGGCTCGGCAAGGAGGCGGCATATTTCGAGCGGATGCGGACGACGTTCGCGGCTTCGCGCGACTTCCTCGTGGGCGGGCTTCGCGATGCGGGCTATGTCACGCTGCCGGCAGAGGGGACCTATTTCGTGACCGTGGATCTCGCCGCGTCGGACGTGAGGATCGACGACGTGACCTTCTGCGAGCGCGCGGTGCGCGAGGCCGGCGTCGCCGCGATCCCGGTTTCGGCGCTCTATGCGGAAAATTCGGTGCGCAATGTCATCCGCCTCTGCTTCGCCAAGAAGGAGGAGACGCTGCGCGCCGGCATCCTTGGCCTGGCCGAGGCTCGTGCGGCGTTCGCGGAGGGACAAAAGTGAAGGACTTCGCCGAATTCGCCTGTGCGCTGGCCGATGCCGCGCGCGCCGTCACTTTGGCGGCGGCGATGAAGCCGGGCACGGTGGAGGACAAGGCCGAGGGCACCGGTTTCGACCCGGTCACCGAGGCGGACCGCGGCGCCGAGAAAGCGATGCGCGCGCTGATCGAATATCGCTTTCCGAATCACGGCATTGCCGGGGAGGAATTTCCCGATCGGCCCGCGCGCGGCCGCCATGTCTGGAGCCTCGACCCGATCGACGGCACGCGCTCCTTCATCTGCGGCCTGCCGAGCTGGACGACGTTGATCGCCTTGCTCGAGGACGGCGCGCCGGTGCTTGGCCTGATCGATGCGCCGCGGCTCGGCGAACGCTATCTCGGCTTCGGCGAAGAGGCTTTGCTCATCACCGCAGAGGGGCAAAGGCCGCTCGCTACCAGCGATTGCCGAAGGCTTGCGGAGGCGCGCTTCTCCACCACCGATCCCTATCTTTTCGCAGGACCGGAAGCCGAGGCGTTCGAGCGGCTGCGGCGCAAGGCGCGGCTGACCCGCTTCGGCCACGACGCCTATGGCTATGCCCGGCTCGCCGGCGGCAGCGTCGATCTGGTCGTCGAATCGGGACTGAAGCCGCACGATTTCAACGCCCTCATTCCGGTGGTGCGCGGCGCCGGCGGCGTGATCGGCGACTGGGAAGGCGGATCGGATTTCAGCGGCGGCAGGCTCGTCGCTGCGGCGACCCGGGATTTGTTCGACGAGGCGGTGGCCGCGATCCGCGGCTGAGCGTCAGCGGTGGCGTTCGCGCAGCTTCGCCGCGACGTCGTCCCAGGAAAAGCCCTTCGCCTCCATCAGCACGGTCAGGTGGTAGAGGAGATCGGCCGCTTCCTCGACGCAGCCCGCGGCGTCGCGCGTGACCGCGGCGAGCGCGAGCTCGACGCCTTCCTCGCCGATCTTCTGTGCCAGCCGCGCCGGATCGCCGCCGAGCAGGCGCGCTGTATAGCTGGTCTCGTCGCCGCTCTCGGCGCGCTGGCGGACGATGCGGGCGAGCCGGGCGAGGAAGCCGACGCCGTCGGCGCCTTCTTCGGAGAAGCAGCTCGGCGTGCCGAGGTGGCAGGTGGAGCCCTCGGGCAGCGCCTTCACGAGCAGAGCATCCTCGTCGCAATCCGCGAAGATGCCGCGGACCGCGAGCCGGTTGCCGCTGGTCTCGCCCTTCTGCCAAAGCCGACCCTTCGAACGGCTGTAGAAGGTGGCAAAGCCAGAGCCCAGCGTCGCTTCGAGCGCGTCGGCATTCATGTAGCCGAGCATCAGCACCTGGCCCGTCCCCGCATCCTGGACGATCGCCGGAAGCAGCCCGTCCATCTTGTCCCAGGCGAGCGCGCCGATGTCCGCTGCGCTCAGCGGCGCATTTCGATCCCGCATGATCCGAGATACTCCTTGAGGTCGGGGATAGAGATCAGCCGGTCGTGGAAGACGGTGGCCGCGAGCGCCCCGCTTGCGCCGATCGCGAAGGCGTCGCGGAAATGTTCGGGCGCGCCGGCGCCGCCGGAAGCGATGACGGGGACGGTGACGGCCTCCATCACCGCCTCGGTGTGCCGCAGATCATAGCCGCTGCGGACGCCGTCGCGGCGCATGCAGTTGAGCACAATCTCGCCCGCGCCGCGCTCCGCCGCCTCGCGCACCCAGTCGAGCGTGCGCAGGCCGGTGTCGCGGGTCGCAGCGACGCTCCCGGTATATTGCTTCACGTAATAATCGCGGCCGTCCTCGAAGCTGTCGACGCCGAGCACGACGCACTGGCTGCCGAAGTCGCGCGCCAGTTCCTCGATCAGTTCCGGCCGCTCGATCGCGGGCGAGTTGATCGAGACCTTGTCGGCGCCGGCGTCGAGGCAGGCGGCGGCTTGGTCGCGGCTGCGCAGGCCGCCGGCGACGGCGAACGGTATGTCGATCACGCGCGCGATCCGCCGCACCCATTCGGTATCGAGGCTGCGGCCTTCGGCGCTGGCAGTGATGTCGTAGAAAACGAGTTCGTCGGCGCCTTCGTCGCGATAGCGCAAGGCGTGCTCGACGATGTCGCCGACGTCGCGATGGTCGCGGAACTGGACGCCCTTGACGACGCGCCCGTCCTTGACGTCGAGGCAGGGGATGATCCTACGGGCGGGCAATTTCGATCGCCTCCTGGAGGTCGATCTTCTGCTCCCACAAGGCCTTGCCCACGATCGCACCAGCGGCGCCGGCCTGCTGGAGCGCACGCAGATCGTCGAGCGAGGACACGCCGCCCGAAGCCTGGAGCTGCACGTTCGGAAGGCGCTCGGCGATCTCGGCCATCAGCGCCACATTGGGCCCGGCCATCATGCCGTCCTTGCTGACGTCGGTGACCAGCATGTGCTGTGCTTCAGGATAGAGCGCGGCCACGTCCCAGAGCGTGCGGCCGGATGCCTCGGTCCAGCCGGAGGTCAGGACATTGGGCTCGCCGTCGGCCAGGCTGACATCGAGCGCGAGCGTGATGCGGTCGCCGCCGAACGCGTCGAAGAAGGCGCGGACGAGATCGGGCTGCTTCACCGCGAGGCTGCCGATCACGACCCGGTCGACGCCGGCATCGAACATGCGCTTGAGCTGGTCGGCCTCGCGGAAGCCGCCGGCGACCTGCAGGCTGAGCGTCACCGACAAGGCGATGTCGGCGATCAGGCCGTGCTGGCGGGGGCGTCCGTCGCGGGCGCCGTCGAGATCGACGATATGGGCGCATTCCGCGCCGGCCCGCTCGAAGGCGAGCACCGCTTCCACCGGATCGGCCAGATAGCTGTCGACATCGTCGAACCGGCCCTGCGCGAGCCGCACCGGGCGGCCGTCCATCAGGTCCATGGCGGGGTAGATGATCATGAGAAAAGGAAAGCCTCGAGGAACCGCGCTCCAGCCTCGCCGGACCGCTCGGGATGGAATTGGGCGCCAAGGAAATTGGCGCGGCGGACGACGGCAGGGACCGGGCGCCCGTAATCGGCGGCGGCGATCGTGAACGGGCCGTCGTCGCAGGCGAAGCTGTGGGCGAAATAGACATAGTCGCCGTCGGAAAGGCCGATGCTGCGATCGCGCACGGCGAGGCGGCTCCAGCCCATGTGCGGCACCGGACGCTCGGGTGCGGGCTCGAACCGGCGGACTCTCCCGGGAATGACGCCCAGGCAGGCCGTGTCTTCCTCCTCGCTATGGTCGAACAGCAATTGCATGCCGAGACAGATACCGAGGACGGGCTGCTTGAGTTCCCTCAGCACGGGCGCCAGTCCGCGAGCCTTTATCTCGCCCATCGCGTAGCCGGCCGCGCCGACGCCCGGGAGGATGACCCGATCGGCCGCGGCGATCGCGGCGGCGTCGGCGGTGACCAGCGGCGTCACGCCGAACCGCTCGAAGGCGATGCCGACCGAGCCGATATTGCCGCAGCCGACATCGACGATGACGAGGTTCATCAAAATCCTCCCCGGCACGGGGAGGGGGACCGCCGCCGGAGGCGGTGGTGGAGGGGTTGGCGGGGCAGCGAAAGGCTTGTGCCGGCCCCTCCACCGCACTGCGTGCGGTCCCCCTCCCCGTACCGGGGAGGATAAATCATCACAGCACTCCCTTGGTGCTGGGCATCACGTCGGCATCGCCTTCGCGTCCCACCGCCTGGCGCAGCGCGCGGCCGAACGCCTTGAAGCAGGCCTCGGTCTTGTGATGGTCGTTCTCGCCGGCGACGCGGACGTGAATCGCCGCGCCGAGGCTGTCGGCGAGCGAGCGGAAGATGTGCCGCGTCATCTCGGTCGGATAGGCGCCAATGTGGCTGGCGTCGAAACTGCCTTCGAAGACGCTGTAGGGCCGCCCCGAAAGGTCGATCAGCACGTGCGCCTCGGTCTCGTCCATCGGCAGCGAGAAGCCGAAGCGACCGATCCCGCGCCGGTCGCCGAGCGCCTTCGATAGCGCGGCGCCAAACGCGATCGCGATATCCTCGAGACTGTGGTGGGCGTCGATGTCGAGGTCGCCCTCGCAGGCCAAAGTCAGCGAGAAGCCGGCATGCGCGGCGATCTGGTCGAGCATATGGTCGTAGAAGGCGATGCCGGTGTCGATCCGGCGCGGGGCCGGCCGGTCGAGATCGATCGCGACGGCGATGCGCGTCTCCTTCGTATCGCGCACGACTTCGGCGCGACGGCTCGGCGTCGTACCGGAAGCGACCCCGAAGGCGGCGAGCGCCGCCTCGTTCTCCGCGTCGGTGCCGATCGACAGCCGCACCCCACCCGGTGCGGCGTTGGGCCGGAAACGGACGCGGATGCCGAGGCCGTGCAGCTTGCGTGCCAGCGCCTCGGCGTCGTCGACTTCGAGGAACAGGAAATTGCCGCCGCCGCTGCGGACGCTGTT
This portion of the Sphingomonas sp. LY54 genome encodes:
- a CDS encoding 1-(5-phosphoribosyl)-5-[(5-phosphoribosylamino)methylideneamino] imidazole-4-carboxamide isomerase, whose amino-acid sequence is MIIYPAMDLMDGRPVRLAQGRFDDVDSYLADPVEAVLAFERAGAECAHIVDLDGARDGRPRQHGLIADIALSVTLSLQVAGGFREADQLKRMFDAGVDRVVIGSLAVKQPDLVRAFFDAFGGDRITLALDVSLADGEPNVLTSGWTEASGRTLWDVAALYPEAQHMLVTDVSKDGMMAGPNVALMAEIAERLPNVQLQASGGVSSLDDLRALQQAGAAGAIVGKALWEQKIDLQEAIEIARP
- a CDS encoding inositol monophosphatase family protein — protein: MKDFAEFACALADAARAVTLAAAMKPGTVEDKAEGTGFDPVTEADRGAEKAMRALIEYRFPNHGIAGEEFPDRPARGRHVWSLDPIDGTRSFICGLPSWTTLIALLEDGAPVLGLIDAPRLGERYLGFGEEALLITAEGQRPLATSDCRRLAEARFSTTDPYLFAGPEAEAFERLRRKARLTRFGHDAYGYARLAGGSVDLVVESGLKPHDFNALIPVVRGAGGVIGDWEGGSDFSGGRLVAAATRDLFDEAVAAIRG
- the hisIE gene encoding bifunctional phosphoribosyl-AMP cyclohydrolase/phosphoribosyl-ATP diphosphatase HisIE, with the protein product MRDRNAPLSAADIGALAWDKMDGLLPAIVQDAGTGQVLMLGYMNADALEATLGSGFATFYSRSKGRLWQKGETSGNRLAVRGIFADCDEDALLVKALPEGSTCHLGTPSCFSEEGADGVGFLARLARIVRQRAESGDETSYTARLLGGDPARLAQKIGEEGVELALAAVTRDAAGCVEEAADLLYHLTVLMEAKGFSWDDVAAKLRERHR
- the hisH gene encoding imidazole glycerol phosphate synthase subunit HisH, which encodes MNLVIVDVGCGNIGSVGIAFERFGVTPLVTADAAAIAAADRVILPGVGAAGYAMGEIKARGLAPVLRELKQPVLGICLGMQLLFDHSEEEDTACLGVIPGRVRRFEPAPERPVPHMGWSRLAVRDRSIGLSDGDYVYFAHSFACDDGPFTIAAADYGRPVPAVVRRANFLGAQFHPERSGEAGARFLEAFLFS
- a CDS encoding aminotransferase gives rise to the protein MNPLFADQPTTIFEHMSGLAREHGAVNLGQGFPDFGWPEDVLAKAGEALAQGSNQYPPMRGLPELRQAVADHYRRHQGLDVAPDQVIVTSGATEALTAAIMALVSPGDEVVLFQPLYDSYLPMVKLAGGAPKLVNLVPPEWRLTREMLETAITDRTRLVIFNNPHNPTARAFDAEEVRLLAEACVRHDALALSDEVWEHLAFDGRAHVPLASMPGMAERTIKVGSAGKIFSLTGWKVGWAVVPPDMAKAVANAHQFLTFTTAPNLQAAVAFGLGKEAAYFERMRTTFAASRDFLVGGLRDAGYVTLPAEGTYFVTVDLAASDVRIDDVTFCERAVREAGVAAIPVSALYAENSVRNVIRLCFAKKEETLRAGILGLAEARAAFAEGQK
- the hisF gene encoding imidazole glycerol phosphate synthase subunit HisF, translated to MPARRIIPCLDVKDGRVVKGVQFRDHRDVGDIVEHALRYRDEGADELVFYDITASAEGRSLDTEWVRRIARVIDIPFAVAGGLRSRDQAAACLDAGADKVSINSPAIERPELIEELARDFGSQCVVLGVDSFEDGRDYYVKQYTGSVAATRDTGLRTLDWVREAAERGAGEIVLNCMRRDGVRSGYDLRHTEAVMEAVTVPVIASGGAGAPEHFRDAFAIGASGALAATVFHDRLISIPDLKEYLGSCGIEMRR